The nucleotide window CGCATATTTGCTTAAATTCACTGGAAACCATCCAATTTCTTTATGAGGGTTTCCAGTTACTTTACCTCCAAGTGCATCGGCAATTAACTGGGCTCCGAGGCATATGCCTATCACCACCTTTCCAGAGTCAACAGCTTCACGAATGAATATTTTTTCCGGGGCAAGCCAGGGATAGTTTTCTTCATCGTAGATGTTCATGGGTCCACCCATAACCACCAACCAATCATAATCATCATGTTTTGGAAGTTCAGGGCTATTATAAAGGTGGGTGCCAGTTACATAGCAATTCTCTTCATATGCCCAGGTAAGAATGCTCCCTAAATTTTCAAAGGGCACGTGTTGTAGGTAGTGGATTCTCATTTTTACCTCGTAATTACCTTTTTTGGTCTCTTGCTTTTTTTTTTAAATGATTTCTAAAAGATTACTGTGATTTCTAAAGAAAAATTTAGGGATATTTTTATCATTTGACTGTCTTTATTCATTTAGCTATCCCAATCCTTAGACTCTCTTAATCCTTAGACTATCCTTATTCTTTAGATTATTTTTATCCATTTTTTTTATTTCTTTTTGGATAAATTTTATTGGTTTTAGGATATTTTATCCTTCATTTTTTGGGGGTAAGTCAAGTTTCGCCTCCAGATATTACCATACATTTAAAATCCATTCTTTATTCTTTTTATATTCCATATCAGTGAAGAGCACATTGGCAATTTCTTCAGCAAGCCAGATTGCTCCGGCATAGCCCATGACTGGGTGCCTATAATAACCTGCACGGTCATAAACAGGGAACCCCACACGTAGCATTGGAATGTCATTGTCAATTGAGATAAAACGACCCTTGGAATGACCAATTATCAGGTCCAAGTGGATATCTTCATTCTTAATTTTGTTTTCCAGAACCCAAAAATCTGCATTCTGGACAATCTCCATATCATATTCAACTTTTTCCTTAAGATCTTTAATACGGGGATCTTTTAAGTATTCAATATTATCATCACCCAGTAGGAGAATTAAAGGTTTCATTTCTAGATCCAGGCAGAACTCTGCCAGCCCAATTACCAGATCAGGGTTTCCATAGATAGCCACCTTTTTATCGGCGAAAAACATATGTACAAGGTCGGTTAATGCATCAATGGCAATTCCCCGCTCCCGTACCAGGGATTCAGGGATTGGCTTTCCTGTCATTTTCCTTAAATTTTCTAAAAAGGTATCAGTATTACGGATACCAATGGGTGATGGTCCAATCACTGCAGGAACATTGAACTTTTTCTCTAAGTACTCGGCTGCCTGACCACCCTCATAGCGGTTGAGGGAAATGCTACCCACTGCATTGGCTGTACTTTTTAGATCCTCAATGGTTGTATTTCCATAGGAAACTGCCTCCCCATCAGGCATCAGTGGGGAGTCAAAGCTCTCTATTTCAAACAGGACAGTGGCATCCACTTCCATCTCTTTAAGTAAATGTTTAAGTGCAGTTACATCTCCCGGATTTACCCAGCCGGTGATTAAATTTATTTTTCCATTTGATTTATCCAGTTCTGCGAATTTACTTACGAATTCCTTCACTGCAACATCATACCCATGTATCATACTCCCCTTGAAACTGGGGGTGTGTATGGGGATCAGGTGAACTTCCCGATCTGCATATTTCTCCTTCAGGAGACCTTCATTGAGCTTCCGGGCTACTCCGTCAATATCATCACCAATGATCTCAGTTGAACATGTTGATATTATGGGAACCACCTTAACATCAGGATACCTCATTAAAAGTATATCCACGGCCTGTTCAACACGATGCATTCCTCCGAGGACTGCGGAGTCTTCGTGCAGGGATGATGATGCCATGAGAAAGTTATCCTTAAAGTGCTGGGCAAACAGTAGTCGCACGAACATAACACAGCCCTGTCCACCGTGAACTATGCCAATACAGTCTTTTATTCCTATACTGGCGTATTGGGCTCCAGCAGGCTGGCAGGTAAATATGGGATTTATAATACCGTTACGCTCTTTTTTATCCAATTCTAAAGACATTAATAGTACACCTCTTAATACTGCGGGCTGGTAAGTTCCTTATTAAGGGACCCTGTAATTGTTAAGTAGTCAATACGTTCTTTGAGACCTTTCATTAGGATTTTAATTTCGCTTTTTTCCATTTCCAAAATCCAGGGATAGTTATTTGTGAAGTCCTGGGCCAGGATCATGGCTTCTGCCCAGTAACATTTATCTGCAGGAGTTTCTATTATAACTGTTTCACCGCAAAGGATCTGGGTGGTTTTACTGAGAACACCCTGGTTTTGCTTTTCCCGATCCCATGCACGGGAGTTAAACTGCCACAGGCACCATTTCATAATATAATCAACCAGCTCTTCTATCTGATCTTCTAGGGGCTGTTTTTCTTTGATATCGTCCATTTATTCTCCCCCTTTAACTGAGAGATTTTTTTCAAGTTCAGGATATTCCTTTTCACGTAGTTTGGTGACGCAGTCATAATCCCCAGTGTAGGGTCTTTCATCACTCCGAGCTGCTTCTTCTAAGTCAATTTTAACATCAGAAATCATCTGCCGGGTCATAAAACCTTTATCTGTGTCTATTTCATCTTTACTTATGTCCAGTCCAGATAACTGGTGGATAGGTGAATAAACTGCGTTGTAGATGTCCCGCGCGAATCGGACCCATCCTTCAAATCCTTTGTATGGTCCATTGTGGTAGGCATGGGCATTGAGGTACTGAACCCTCATCTTTTTGGCAACTTCACCCGGGCGCACACCAGTGAAGATAACATCTGGTTTTAACTCTTTCATAGCTTCTATCCCTTCCAGTTCGTTAGGGTCATCAATGGCCAGTGCACCTTCTTCACATCGGGCTATGCCCTTTTCCATGTCTCCTTGATGTCCGAATTTTGTGTATACTGAAACAACATCCACGCCCATTTCTTCATGGATCACATGGGCCCAGTGCCATAGTTTGGAACCTCCTGGCCACAGGCAAACTTTAACCCCTTTAAGACGCCGAGCATACCAGTCAAATTCAGGTTTCCATCTGGCTATTTCTTCATCTATAACTTTCTGGGCTTCCTTTTCCAGTCCGAAAAAATAACCTACTTTAAGGAGTGATTCAGATAAAGGTTTGAAACCGAATCCATCAATATCCATACGAGGAGTTCCATATCTCACCCTGAGCTCGTTACAGATGTACTCTGCTGAACGGGCACATTCCAGGACATTGAGATCTGCACGGTGCATTCCTCTAAGATCATCATAGGAACCATTCCCGGTGAAAGTGGAGAGAACCTGTATTCCCATCCTTTTGAAGTAATCCACCATCACTTCCTGGTCACCCTGAATGTTGTATTCTCCCACGTAATTTATGACGTAATCACTGGTGATCTCCGGTTCGAAGGTACCTACCTTCTGGTTTACCCAGGCAATGTTGATTAGGTGATGCCCTCCAGACTGGCTGGGTCCGGCAAATCCTGGGGAGTTACATACGAAGATGTCCACTTCGGGCATTTCATTCATTACTTCTTTAGCCACTGCGTCCATGTCATCTCCAATGAGTGCTGAGGCACAGGTTTGGTAGATGGTCATTCGCTTGATTTTGGGGAATGCTTCAAAGGCTTCTAATATGTTCTGTTTTAATAATTTTTCAGCACCAAAAACAATGTCTTTTTCTTTCATATCCGTTGCAAAGGTGTATTTAAACTGGAAGTTGTCATTGTCACTGAGATACCTCTTGGTTTGCCAGGTGTCGTAGGTACATCCCACTGGACCGTGGCATAGGTGGATAACATCCTTCATTGGGGTGCCGATAACGTGCTTGGCACCGCAAAATGCGCATCCTCTCTCTGAGATCGTCCCAGGGATGGTGTTGAGGTATCCAAGAGGTAGGCATGATGTTAGATCTTCTCCTTCCCCCTTTACAACTGCGTGTTTTTTTCTTTCAGGAATACATTCGCTGCATTTAAACTGGTGGTACGGCATACTTTTTCATCTCTTCATAAACTAAATTTAATGATTTTTTTTCATTGTTCATTTTTTTTCATTCCATATGCATGTCCATACCTTTCGATTTAAAACCTGCTAAAAAAGGGTTTTTTAAACAAATTTCTTGTTTGAATTTGTTAAACCAATTTTAAACCTGATTTTTTAGGTTTTAAATATATTTTTACCGGAATAAGGAAGCATACTTCCGGTAATCTGTTGAACATCAACCTATATAAAGTTATTCATAATGGTATTCTGTTAAGAAAAAATTGTTATTTTATGGTTTATAATCTAAAATAATTGATCATTGTTATGTCAAATTAAAGATAAGCACTGTAAAATAAAAATTATTTAATATTTTATTTAAATACAAAACAAATTAACATTGGTAACTTTTTTTCGAGTTGATATATTTTGTATATTGATTTGTATTTAAAAAAAATATTTTTGTTTAACCAAAACGTTTTTTCAAAGCTTTTATCACTGCAACCATATCGTCTTTGGACATACAGTTCAAAGCATCGTCCATATCATCCCATAACATTCCTTTGAAGTTGTCAACGAAAACCTCAACTTCACTTTCAGTCATGCATGTTTCAGCCATTATAAATACCCCCTTATTTTCATTGCTTTATATTCTTTCTATTGGGGATGTGATTTATTTTTTTGGGAGTACAACTTCAGTATGTTATCAGTACCATGAGTGTTTACAAACCTAAACCTTCACTAAAAATTAAGTAAGATACCCTAAAAACCACATACCTCACCAGCGCCCCTTATTTCAACCATTCAATTATCAGTTACACTACCTAAATCTCAATGAGATGGTATACAGAGACAACCATTGAACATAATAAAACAGAAATACATTAACTAATTGGAAGTTATAATTAAGGAATATATAGGGATCTGATATGATTAATTGGCAGATTTAAAGATATTCAATGGATTACATAATACCTAAAAAACCCACTGATAAATGATAAGAGGGATAATTATGGTAAAACTAAAAGGATTTGACGATATAGAACTTGAAAAAGAAAAAATTATGAATATTGGAAGCATAGCCAGAATTAACCAAGTTATAGACATACTGGGGGAGCTAGAACCTACTGATGAAATAACAGAGTGCATTGAAATATTGGAAGAAGTAAAAAAGATAGAAGGGTGGTAAGAGATTAACCTCTTAACCTGTAATAATGCACGCCAATTTTAAATAAGTAGTGTGTTGTATCATAAAAAAGTTTAGTGCTCCGTAGGGGATTCGAACCCCTGTAATCGGATCGAGAGTCCGATAGGATTGCCGACTACCTCAACGGAGCTTTACAAATCTATTGTCATAATTGGCTTTAATATCTATACAAACTTTTGGAGGGATAATTAAAAAACCTTTCGAAGGGCATAATTAAAAATAATAATCCTGTTTCTTGAAACTAATGTTATGCTCTCATTTTCACGAATTCAGGGTGTTATTGGCCATAAATTTAAATAATAAATTATAGATTATAACTGGCAAACTATTACCTTTTCTCTTCCAATCTTCTTATAGCCTCATCAAAGAGTATCATTGACTTTTCCAGAATCAAATTAATAGAATAATTACATTTGTAACGTATATTAATGATATTTTTTGCTTTACCGTTGGATTCAATGAGTACCAGGGGGTAACTCCTGCAGACTTGTGGCCTCGAGTCGTAGATCTCACATTTATGGGTCTCTTTATCCATGAATTTACACGGTCTGATATCTTTGAGTTCGAAGTGTTCGGGGTAGAGTTTATTGTGGATGATTCCATTCTCCAGTTCAGGGTTGAATGTTAACAGTAGGTTGAGTTCATCTTTGTGAATGAAAATGGATTCAGATTCCCTGCAGCATCTTCCACAAATCAGACACCATTCTTGATGTTCCTTGGCCAGCTCATAGTTTGATGGGCCACCCATTGCATCTAAGCTGATGATGTCTGCCAACTGGATTATTTCCTTGAGGTCCCCTTTACTGACCCCTAATTTCTTGTACTTTTTGACTGATCTTTTCTTTTTCAATCGATTGAAGACCGCTTTCTCCAGGAGTTCAACCTCTTCAGTGGTATTCATTCCACCTTCATCCGACTCCAGAGACTTCTCTCTGAGGGTTTCAAACAGTTCTTTATCAATAAGGAGATCTCTTAACATTGGCAGGCGCTCACTTTGTTTGTTAAATTGTATATCAAGATATAAACTCTGATTACTCAATTCATCAAAACTATTTCAGTGGATTATTTGGTTTGATGATTTAAATAATTAATTCTAATATGAAAATTTATTTTAAGTGTTAAATCACTTAAGACAGTTAAATCAGGATAATTCAGCCATAATTTCTTTATTAAAATATTTTTAAAGTATTTTTTTTGAATAATTCATACGATCATCAACTTTAAATATCATCACGTATAAATAAAAAAATAAGTTATATGTAGACTGGTCATTATAATAATGACTGATAATTTAATCGGTTTTGTTATCATGGATGAAGAAATAAGTACAAGGGATAGAATTATTAACGCTGCTACACGTCTTTTCCAGCTACAGGGTTATCATGCTACTGGTTTAAATCAGATTTTAAGGGAAAGCAATGCTCCTAAAGGTTCTTTGTATTATTATTTTCCCAAGGGGAAAGAAGAACTTGCTTTAGAATGCATAAATCTGACCAATGTCTTTGTTGAAAAAACTATTAGGGATGGGCTGGCAGAAATTGATGATCCTGCTGAATCCATCAAAAAATCCATTGAAAAGATTATAGACAATTCAAATTCTGAAAAAGACGAGAAACATTCCATTAAAAGTACTAAAAAAGTTTCTGTTAATTTAATTGCATTGGAAACCTACGCGACCAATGAAACATTAAGAAAAGC belongs to uncultured Methanobacterium sp. and includes:
- a CDS encoding type 1 glutamine amidotransferase, coding for MRIHYLQHVPFENLGSILTWAYEENCYVTGTHLYNSPELPKHDDYDWLVVMGGPMNIYDEENYPWLAPEKIFIREAVDSGKVVIGICLGAQLIADALGGKVTGNPHKEIGWFPVNLSKYAKSSPLFSFFPEEPMVFHWHGDTFSSLPENAILLAENDACTHQAFQYKERVFGFQFHLESTQETIENLVEHCKDEMIPDDFVQTPEEILSHPEYIKQDNQWMSMFLTHLKQEYEIWKE
- the anfK gene encoding Fe-only nitrogenase subunit beta; this translates as MSLELDKKERNGIINPIFTCQPAGAQYASIGIKDCIGIVHGGQGCVMFVRLLFAQHFKDNFLMASSSLHEDSAVLGGMHRVEQAVDILLMRYPDVKVVPIISTCSTEIIGDDIDGVARKLNEGLLKEKYADREVHLIPIHTPSFKGSMIHGYDVAVKEFVSKFAELDKSNGKINLITGWVNPGDVTALKHLLKEMEVDATVLFEIESFDSPLMPDGEAVSYGNTTIEDLKSTANAVGSISLNRYEGGQAAEYLEKKFNVPAVIGPSPIGIRNTDTFLENLRKMTGKPIPESLVRERGIAIDALTDLVHMFFADKKVAIYGNPDLVIGLAEFCLDLEMKPLILLLGDDNIEYLKDPRIKDLKEKVEYDMEIVQNADFWVLENKIKNEDIHLDLIIGHSKGRFISIDNDIPMLRVGFPVYDRAGYYRHPVMGYAGAIWLAEEIANVLFTDMEYKKNKEWILNVW
- the anfG gene encoding Fe-only nitrogenase subunit delta, with product MDDIKEKQPLEDQIEELVDYIMKWCLWQFNSRAWDREKQNQGVLSKTTQILCGETVIIETPADKCYWAEAMILAQDFTNNYPWILEMEKSEIKILMKGLKERIDYLTITGSLNKELTSPQY
- the anfD gene encoding nitrogenase iron-iron protein, alpha chain produces the protein MPYHQFKCSECIPERKKHAVVKGEGEDLTSCLPLGYLNTIPGTISERGCAFCGAKHVIGTPMKDVIHLCHGPVGCTYDTWQTKRYLSDNDNFQFKYTFATDMKEKDIVFGAEKLLKQNILEAFEAFPKIKRMTIYQTCASALIGDDMDAVAKEVMNEMPEVDIFVCNSPGFAGPSQSGGHHLINIAWVNQKVGTFEPEITSDYVINYVGEYNIQGDQEVMVDYFKRMGIQVLSTFTGNGSYDDLRGMHRADLNVLECARSAEYICNELRVRYGTPRMDIDGFGFKPLSESLLKVGYFFGLEKEAQKVIDEEIARWKPEFDWYARRLKGVKVCLWPGGSKLWHWAHVIHEEMGVDVVSVYTKFGHQGDMEKGIARCEEGALAIDDPNELEGIEAMKELKPDVIFTGVRPGEVAKKMRVQYLNAHAYHNGPYKGFEGWVRFARDIYNAVYSPIHQLSGLDISKDEIDTDKGFMTRQMISDVKIDLEEAARSDERPYTGDYDCVTKLREKEYPELEKNLSVKGGE
- a CDS encoding YkgJ family cysteine cluster protein; translation: MLRDLLIDKELFETLREKSLESDEGGMNTTEEVELLEKAVFNRLKKKRSVKKYKKLGVSKGDLKEIIQLADIISLDAMGGPSNYELAKEHQEWCLICGRCCRESESIFIHKDELNLLLTFNPELENGIIHNKLYPEHFELKDIRPCKFMDKETHKCEIYDSRPQVCRSYPLVLIESNGKAKNIINIRYKCNYSINLILEKSMILFDEAIRRLEEKR
- a CDS encoding TetR/AcrR family transcriptional regulator — protein: MTDNLIGFVIMDEEISTRDRIINAATRLFQLQGYHATGLNQILRESNAPKGSLYYYFPKGKEELALECINLTNVFVEKTIRDGLAEIDDPAESIKKSIEKIIDNSNSEKDEKHSIKSTKKVSVNLIALETYATNETLRKACESAYNAWQNVYTEKLVEGGFNQEEAETLGMVIQSMVEGAIIMSLTTNSDAPIQRIAEQIPIVLKH